The following are encoded together in the Bacillus sp. V2I10 genome:
- a CDS encoding CoA-binding protein yields MSISIPSREEIGKILKKSKRIAVVGLSDQPERTSYMVSKAMQDAGYEIIPVNPTIKEALGVKAVGSLKDIDGHIDIVNVFRRSEHLLPVAEEFLEIDADVFWAQLGLVNEDAYHLLKDKGSTVIMDRCIKVEHALTK; encoded by the coding sequence ATGAGTATATCCATCCCATCGAGAGAAGAAATTGGAAAAATATTAAAAAAGAGCAAACGAATCGCTGTCGTGGGCCTGTCAGATCAGCCTGAGCGCACTTCTTACATGGTCAGTAAAGCAATGCAGGATGCAGGATATGAAATTATTCCGGTGAATCCGACAATCAAAGAAGCGCTGGGAGTGAAAGCAGTGGGCTCTTTAAAAGATATTGACGGTCATATTGACATTGTGAATGTATTTCGCAGGTCAGAGCATTTGCTCCCTGTTGCAGAGGAATTTTTAGAGATTGATGCAGACGTTTTCTGGGCTCAATTAGGTCTCGTAAATGAGGATGCCTATCATTTATTGAAGGATAAAGGCTCCACGGTAATCATGGACCGCTGCATTAAAGTAGAACATGCTTTAACAAAATGA
- the plsY gene encoding glycerol-3-phosphate 1-O-acyltransferase PlsY codes for MIIAAIIILAYLLGSIPSGLIVGKVGYGIDIREHGSGNLGGTNTFRTLGVKAGLLVTSADILKGTLAASLPFFFGIENVHPLLIGIFAVIGHTYPLFANFKGGKAVATSGGILLFSAPLMFITMLAVFFLFLYLSKYVSLSSMLTGIYAIIFSIFIGDPVLIAVVSVLSLFVIYRHRANIKRIRDKTEPKVKWI; via the coding sequence TTGATTATTGCAGCCATTATTATTTTAGCTTATTTACTCGGTTCCATTCCTTCTGGCCTGATCGTCGGGAAAGTCGGTTACGGAATTGACATTCGTGAACATGGGAGCGGGAATCTGGGAGGAACGAATACATTCCGCACTCTTGGTGTAAAAGCAGGACTGCTTGTAACCAGTGCGGATATTCTAAAAGGAACGCTTGCAGCATCCCTCCCATTCTTTTTTGGTATAGAGAACGTGCATCCGCTGCTGATCGGAATCTTCGCTGTCATTGGCCATACGTACCCGCTGTTTGCCAATTTCAAAGGCGGAAAGGCAGTTGCTACCTCAGGCGGTATTCTCTTGTTCTCAGCACCGCTGATGTTCATAACGATGCTTGCTGTCTTCTTCCTGTTCCTATACTTATCAAAGTATGTATCACTGTCATCCATGCTCACAGGCATCTATGCAATCATTTTCAGCATTTTCATCGGTGACCCGGTTTTAATTGCAGTCGTCAGCGTTCTGTCCCTGTTTGTTATATACCGTCATCGCGCAAATATTAAACGTATCAGAGATAAAACAGAACCTAAAGTAAAATGGATTTAA
- a CDS encoding CapA family protein, whose protein sequence is MMKKWILSAAVLLASIGAAFFLLAEPQEDTEYPVKAHSGMNMTQQPKSFRSAVTLSAFGDILIHGRVYNDAKTGSGTYDFKPMIKDVKPLIGKSDITFANQETMIGGTEIGLSTYPSFNSPFEVVDAFQDAGVDIAGIANNHTLDRGEKAILNATDRYDEIGMPYVGSYRNSQDADTPRVINKNGVKLGFLAYTYGTNGIPVPEGKPHLVNLIDKPKMIKDIEEMKKLSDAVIVSMHWGVEYIRLPNEEQQELAKFLADQGVDLVIGHHPHVLQPMEWVEGQNGKKTFVIYSLGNFLSGQVGEYKEIGGIFSIKITKELSKGTKKMELTEPGFVPTIVVNQNNRAYRVKELKNVDQAQNKAIQEHMFQNLNEEN, encoded by the coding sequence ATGATGAAGAAATGGATCCTCTCAGCTGCCGTTCTGCTAGCCTCGATCGGTGCAGCATTCTTTCTTTTGGCAGAGCCGCAGGAAGATACAGAATACCCTGTGAAAGCGCATTCCGGAATGAATATGACTCAGCAGCCCAAATCATTCAGATCCGCTGTTACACTCTCAGCGTTTGGAGATATATTGATCCACGGGCGCGTATATAACGATGCAAAAACAGGCAGCGGCACTTATGATTTCAAACCAATGATAAAAGATGTAAAACCTTTGATCGGCAAGAGCGACATCACATTCGCCAATCAGGAAACAATGATTGGCGGCACTGAAATTGGTTTGTCCACTTATCCTTCTTTTAACAGCCCGTTTGAGGTTGTGGATGCATTTCAGGATGCCGGTGTTGACATAGCGGGAATTGCCAACAACCACACGCTTGACCGCGGCGAGAAGGCCATATTAAACGCGACTGACCGCTATGATGAAATCGGGATGCCTTATGTTGGAAGCTACCGGAACAGCCAAGATGCAGATACACCACGGGTAATCAATAAAAATGGCGTGAAATTAGGGTTTCTGGCTTATACATACGGAACAAACGGCATTCCTGTTCCAGAGGGAAAACCTCATCTCGTTAATTTAATTGATAAACCCAAAATGATAAAAGATATTGAAGAAATGAAGAAGCTTTCAGACGCCGTCATCGTAAGCATGCACTGGGGGGTAGAATATATCCGTCTTCCAAACGAGGAACAGCAGGAGTTGGCAAAGTTTTTGGCGGATCAGGGTGTTGATTTAGTGATTGGACATCATCCCCACGTCCTTCAGCCAATGGAATGGGTAGAAGGTCAAAATGGCAAAAAAACCTTTGTCATCTACTCTTTAGGAAACTTCTTATCAGGTCAAGTTGGTGAATACAAAGAAATTGGCGGAATTTTCTCCATAAAAATAACGAAAGAACTTTCAAAAGGAACAAAAAAAATGGAGCTGACTGAGCCGGGCTTTGTTCCGACAATTGTCGTCAATCAAAACAACCGTGCATACCGCGTAAAAGAACTGAAAAATGTTGATCAGGCTCAAAATAAAGCGATACAAGAGCATATGTTCCAAAATTTAAATGAAGAAAATTAA